TTCAACATCCTTCTGATATTCTATGTAGGTAATGAATAAAAATAGAAACGTGATTGCTTGAAAGGTGGATATTAATGTCTAAGGAAATTACGAATGATACATTTTTAAAAGCTGCAAGAGGAGAGAAAACGGATCATGTGCCTGTTTGGTATATGCGTCAGGCTGGCCGTTCACAACCGGAATACCGTAAGTTGAAAGAGAAGTACTCCCTTTTTGAGATTACTCATCAGCCGGAATTATGCGCTTATGTGACTAGATTGCCAGTTGAGCAATATGACGTAGACGCTGCGATTTTATATAAAGATATAATGACACCGCTACCAGCCATTGGTGTGGATGTTGAGATTAAGTCCGGAATCGGTCCAGTCATAGCCAACCCGATCCAATCGGTGACAGATGTTGAAAAATTAGGCGAATTGAACCCAGAGAAAGATATCCCATATGTGTTGGACACGATTAAATTATTGACCACGGAGCAATTGTCCGTTCCTTTGATCGGTTTCTCCGGGGCACCTTTCACCATTGCTTCATACATGATTGAAGGCGGCCCATCCAAAAACTACAATAAAACGAAAGCTTTCATGTATTCCGAGCCCAAGGCCTGGTTTGCATTAATGGATAAGCTAGCGGATATGATCATCGTATATGTCAAGTCACAAATTAAAGCCGGCGTTAGTGCCATCCAAATCTTTGATTCATGGGTAGGTGCTTTGAACGTTGAAGATTACCGCGTGTTCATCAAGCCGATCATGACACGTATCTTTACTTCATTGCGTGAAGAAAATGTACCGCTAATCATG
The DNA window shown above is from Peribacillus sp. FSL P2-0133 and carries:
- the hemE gene encoding uroporphyrinogen decarboxylase; protein product: MSKEITNDTFLKAARGEKTDHVPVWYMRQAGRSQPEYRKLKEKYSLFEITHQPELCAYVTRLPVEQYDVDAAILYKDIMTPLPAIGVDVEIKSGIGPVIANPIQSVTDVEKLGELNPEKDIPYVLDTIKLLTTEQLSVPLIGFSGAPFTIASYMIEGGPSKNYNKTKAFMYSEPKAWFALMDKLADMIIVYVKSQIKAGVSAIQIFDSWVGALNVEDYRVFIKPIMTRIFTSLREENVPLIMFGVGASHLALEWNDLPIDVVGLDWRLPITEARQMGIQKTVQGNLDPALLLSSWDVIEERTKRILDQGMEQDGYIFNLGHGVFPSVNPETLKRLTAFIHEYSSKMK